A section of the Haloferax sp. Atlit-12N genome encodes:
- a CDS encoding precorrin-8X methylmutase, whose product MTERDAYADLGATTQEAMDIAETSMDIVRTFVPDETLNDRLRQKSVHSTGDIEFQHLIRCQNDPVVAGARAVLDERPIVTDITMAKAGITGRGHDCPVRKAIGNGAELAAETGMTRTAAAVLELDKEGVYDGAIAVVGNAPTAALALCDCIENGTRPAAVVATPVGFVKAEESRKRVRDIADEYGVPAVTNVGKRGGSGLAAALTNELIHVASDVRNGDVDLANHE is encoded by the coding sequence ATGACTGAACGAGACGCCTACGCCGACCTCGGCGCGACGACACAGGAAGCGATGGATATCGCGGAGACGAGCATGGACATCGTCCGGACGTTCGTCCCCGACGAGACGCTGAACGACCGACTGCGGCAGAAGTCAGTCCACTCGACCGGCGACATCGAGTTCCAGCACCTCATCCGGTGCCAGAACGACCCGGTCGTCGCGGGCGCGAGGGCCGTCCTCGACGAGCGACCCATCGTGACCGACATCACGATGGCGAAAGCCGGCATCACGGGCCGCGGCCACGACTGCCCGGTGCGGAAGGCAATCGGCAACGGAGCCGAACTCGCCGCCGAGACGGGCATGACCCGGACCGCGGCCGCGGTGCTCGAACTCGACAAGGAGGGCGTCTACGACGGCGCAATCGCGGTCGTCGGCAACGCGCCGACCGCCGCGTTGGCGCTCTGCGACTGCATCGAGAACGGCACCCGACCGGCGGCCGTCGTCGCGACGCCCGTCGGCTTCGTCAAGGCAGAAGAGAGCCGGAAACGCGTCCGCGACATCGCTGACGAGTACGGCGTTCCCGCGGTGACGAACGTCGGAAAGCGGGGTGGGAGCGGCCTCGCGGCCGCGCTCACGAACGAGTTGATTCACGTCGCGAGCGACGTTCGCAACGGCGACGTGGACCTCGCAAACCATGAGTGA
- a CDS encoding cobalt-precorrin-7 (C(5))-methyltransferase, which yields MSEDDPYDLDSGPDPATFAAAAPEPSIDGIDGIDGIDGVTGAADGTEAADAPVYAVGVGPGNPEYLTPRGRRAIREADVVVGFETVVDFVADETDADLLTCGYADEADALSEFGRRVAAGERGTAVLMGDPNHSGYQFLGKVQRAVERPVRVIPGISSLQIAASRARTPMEDTRFVTLHKSGSLDVDLDRLAEAVGERHLLVLPRPFDWMPGDIAEFLLDSGADESLDALVLERLTHDDERITRTTLGDLRDSAGGSGPESTPYSDLSVLAVRAPVEVTD from the coding sequence ATGAGTGAGGACGACCCGTACGACCTCGATTCGGGGCCGGACCCGGCGACGTTCGCCGCGGCCGCGCCCGAACCGAGCATCGACGGAATCGACGGAATCGACGGAATCGACGGGGTCACTGGGGCCGCCGACGGTACCGAGGCCGCCGACGCACCGGTCTACGCGGTCGGCGTCGGCCCCGGCAACCCAGAGTACCTAACACCTCGCGGGCGGCGGGCGATTCGGGAGGCCGACGTAGTCGTCGGCTTCGAGACGGTCGTCGACTTCGTGGCCGACGAGACCGACGCCGACCTACTCACCTGCGGCTACGCCGACGAGGCCGACGCACTGTCCGAGTTCGGGCGGCGCGTCGCGGCCGGCGAGCGTGGGACGGCGGTCCTCATGGGCGACCCGAACCACTCGGGCTACCAGTTCCTCGGGAAGGTCCAGCGGGCCGTCGAGCGACCGGTGCGGGTGATTCCGGGCATCTCGTCGCTCCAAATAGCCGCGAGTCGCGCCCGGACGCCGATGGAGGACACGCGGTTCGTCACGCTCCACAAGAGCGGGTCGCTCGACGTCGACCTCGACCGACTGGCCGAGGCGGTCGGCGAGCGCCACCTGCTCGTCCTGCCGCGACCGTTCGACTGGATGCCGGGCGACATCGCCGAGTTCCTCCTCGACTCGGGTGCGGACGAGTCGCTGGACGCCCTCGTGCTCGAACGGCTGACCCACGACGACGAGCGAATCACCCGAACGACGCTCGGCGACCTGCGCGACTCGGCCGGCGGGAGCGGCCCCGAGTCGACGCCGTACTCGGACCTCTCGGTTCTCGCCGTCAGAGCGCCCGTCGAGGTGACCGACTGA
- a CDS encoding ABC transporter substrate-binding protein: MANDGHSGRESTRREYLQYGGAVVAGGLLAGCTGGGGSETTTESETETTTATATETAAETETETTTEASESYSVSIEPVGEVTFDSVPETWVANNGSWADMGIALGLDAPMGVWLPGRYHTQYYDEIPDVSVDKSSIRQLWGDSGVGKEQFYDMNVDVHVADPNFLLNRGQWSEGDIEEISTQVGPFFGNSIFSRGYAWHEDYRYYSLYEAFEKLAQVFQREDRFEAFEQVHEEFQANLAPVVPAQGERPSAAVVWGGGDEPEEFYPYIIDEGTSFKHLNDLKVNDALATTDVKDFYSNRGAVDFETLLEVDPEVLLLRGQEAKNREEFQNTVISFMENHEVASELTAVQNGDVYRAGALYQGPITNLVVTDRLAQTLYDADERLFDAQRVSDIVNGNL; this comes from the coding sequence ATGGCAAACGACGGACACAGCGGTCGAGAATCGACGCGGCGTGAGTATCTGCAGTACGGCGGCGCGGTCGTCGCGGGCGGGCTGCTCGCGGGTTGTACCGGCGGCGGCGGGTCGGAGACGACGACAGAGTCCGAGACCGAGACGACCACGGCGACGGCGACCGAGACGGCGGCAGAGACGGAAACCGAGACGACGACCGAGGCGTCGGAGTCCTACTCGGTGTCGATAGAGCCGGTCGGCGAGGTCACGTTCGACTCGGTCCCGGAGACGTGGGTCGCGAACAACGGCAGTTGGGCCGACATGGGCATCGCGCTCGGCCTCGACGCGCCGATGGGCGTCTGGCTCCCCGGCCGGTACCACACGCAGTACTACGACGAGATTCCTGACGTGAGCGTCGACAAGTCGTCTATCCGTCAGCTGTGGGGCGACAGCGGCGTCGGCAAAGAGCAGTTCTACGACATGAACGTGGACGTGCACGTCGCCGACCCGAACTTCCTCTTGAACCGCGGCCAGTGGAGCGAGGGCGATATCGAGGAGATCAGCACCCAAGTCGGTCCGTTCTTCGGCAACAGCATCTTCTCGCGCGGCTACGCGTGGCACGAGGACTACCGCTACTACAGCCTCTACGAGGCGTTCGAAAAGCTCGCGCAGGTGTTCCAGCGCGAGGACCGCTTCGAGGCGTTCGAGCAGGTCCACGAGGAGTTCCAGGCGAACCTCGCGCCGGTCGTGCCCGCACAGGGCGAGCGGCCCTCGGCCGCCGTCGTCTGGGGCGGCGGCGACGAGCCCGAGGAGTTCTACCCCTACATCATCGACGAGGGGACGAGCTTCAAGCACCTCAACGACCTGAAGGTCAACGACGCGCTCGCGACGACCGACGTAAAGGACTTCTACAGCAACCGCGGCGCGGTCGACTTCGAGACGCTCCTCGAGGTCGACCCCGAAGTGCTCCTCCTGCGCGGACAGGAAGCCAAAAACCGCGAGGAGTTCCAGAACACGGTCATCTCGTTCATGGAGAACCACGAAGTGGCGAGCGAACTCACCGCCGTCCAGAACGGCGACGTCTACCGCGCCGGCGCGCTCTACCAGGGCCCCATCACGAACCTCGTCGTGACGGACCGCCTCGCACAGACCCTGTACGACGCCGACGAGCGCCTGTTCGACGCCCAGCGCGTCAGCGACATCGTCAACGGCAACCTGTAG
- a CDS encoding IucA/IucC family siderophore biosynthesis protein — protein sequence MATSRDIGRTPEADAAPDDRAASATLHSFLNCYLHEIGGHEVVDAAETPLETDCKRGFRLPLPEQGIEVFVPLSYYSAGDRHLFGGAGVSVLPDDRVLDLDYLRLARLLLEELSLARDAPGSVDELLLRVVESCRNTARAVEARSGDEERLYGFETTFRDAEQSLVFGHHRHPTPKSRQGIAPHDEPRFAPELRGSFRLHYFRVAADLLDHDSTLDRSAPSWIADALRADESVPESFVAEHVDDDSDDGLVPVHPWQADYLLEQPAVRAHLGDGIESLGEVGREFYPTSSVRTLYAPDAPFMVKGSLNVKITNSARVNKRHELVRGVAVSELLDAGFRDVIDAEFPEFGLIDDPAYVTVDLGDGESGFEAVLRENPFRGDAATNATPVVALCQNPIGDGRSRLGTIVEMLAEREGQSPGAVAESWFRRYLSVGLRPVLWLYLRYGFGVEAHQQNSVVLLEDGYPAAFRYRDNQGYYFPESRYDRLDEFLPGVGERTDTVCGDGIADQRMIYWTILNNALGVVSALGRSGLVDERRLLAALREELESLREVDAPGSSLLDRLLTEPTLTRQSNLLTRFHDIDELDDSLDDAPLFVEVDNPLVTTFDGEQ from the coding sequence ATGGCAACCAGCCGAGATATCGGACGGACACCGGAGGCCGACGCGGCCCCGGACGACCGCGCCGCGTCAGCGACGTTGCACAGTTTTCTCAACTGCTACCTCCACGAAATCGGCGGTCACGAGGTCGTCGATGCGGCCGAGACACCGCTCGAAACCGACTGTAAACGAGGATTTCGACTCCCGCTTCCGGAGCAGGGTATCGAGGTGTTCGTGCCACTTTCGTACTATTCCGCGGGGGATAGACACCTGTTCGGCGGGGCCGGCGTCTCCGTCCTCCCGGACGACCGGGTCCTCGACCTCGACTACCTCCGGCTTGCGCGGTTGCTCCTCGAAGAACTGTCGCTCGCCCGCGACGCGCCGGGTTCGGTGGACGAACTGCTCCTCCGGGTCGTCGAGAGCTGTCGGAACACCGCCCGCGCGGTCGAGGCCCGCAGCGGCGACGAGGAGCGGCTGTACGGCTTCGAGACGACGTTCCGCGACGCGGAGCAGTCGCTCGTCTTCGGCCACCACCGGCACCCGACGCCCAAGAGCAGACAAGGCATCGCGCCGCACGACGAACCGCGGTTCGCCCCGGAGCTACGCGGGTCGTTCCGGCTCCACTACTTCCGGGTCGCGGCCGACCTGCTCGACCACGACTCGACGCTCGACCGGAGCGCCCCGTCGTGGATAGCCGACGCGCTTCGCGCGGACGAGTCGGTCCCCGAATCGTTCGTCGCCGAACACGTCGATGACGACTCCGACGACGGACTCGTCCCGGTCCACCCGTGGCAGGCCGACTACCTCCTCGAACAGCCGGCGGTTCGAGCGCACCTCGGCGACGGCATCGAATCGCTCGGCGAGGTCGGCCGGGAGTTCTACCCGACCTCTTCGGTTCGGACGCTGTACGCCCCCGACGCGCCATTCATGGTCAAGGGGTCGCTGAACGTCAAAATCACCAACTCTGCGAGGGTCAACAAGCGCCACGAACTGGTCCGCGGCGTCGCCGTCAGCGAGCTGCTCGACGCCGGCTTCCGCGACGTTATCGACGCCGAGTTCCCCGAGTTCGGTCTCATCGACGACCCGGCCTACGTCACCGTCGACCTCGGCGACGGCGAGTCCGGCTTCGAGGCCGTCCTCCGCGAGAACCCCTTCCGCGGCGACGCGGCGACGAACGCGACGCCCGTGGTCGCGCTCTGTCAGAACCCCATCGGCGATGGTCGCTCCCGACTCGGGACTATCGTCGAAATGCTCGCGGAGCGCGAGGGGCAGTCGCCGGGCGCGGTCGCCGAGTCGTGGTTTCGGCGGTACCTTTCGGTCGGGCTTCGACCGGTGCTGTGGCTCTACCTCCGGTACGGCTTCGGCGTCGAGGCCCACCAGCAGAATAGCGTCGTCCTGCTGGAAGACGGCTATCCGGCCGCGTTCCGCTACCGCGACAATCAGGGCTACTACTTCCCCGAATCACGGTACGACCGGCTCGACGAGTTCCTCCCCGGCGTGGGCGAGCGCACGGACACCGTCTGCGGCGACGGCATCGCGGACCAGCGCATGATATACTGGACGATTCTCAACAACGCGCTCGGCGTCGTCAGCGCGCTCGGCCGGAGCGGACTGGTCGACGAGCGGCGACTGCTCGCGGCGCTCCGCGAGGAACTCGAATCGCTCCGCGAGGTCGATGCGCCGGGGTCGTCGCTCCTCGACCGACTGCTCACCGAGCCGACGCTGACGCGCCAGTCGAACCTCCTGACACGGTTCCACGACATCGACGAACTGGACGACTCCCTCGACGACGCGCCGCTCTTCGTCGAGGTCGACAACCCGCTGGTGACGACGTTCGACGGGGAGCAGTGA
- a CDS encoding diaminobutyrate--2-oxoglutarate transaminase: MYARQRQTDDESAEDSAMTDPTAGNEALLEQQAARESSARTYPRHLPHAIREASGVTVTDMDGEEYYDCLAGAGTLALGHNHPKVVEAMERVLAEDRPLHTLDITTPVKERFVDTLFDSLPDEFADNARVQFCSPAGTDAVEAALKLVKTATGNRSVLGFQGGYHGMTNGALSLMGDTDPKADVPGLMPDVHHLPYPYEYRCPFGVGGEECHELAARYVERTLDDPESGITDPAGMVVELVQGEGGAIPAPDDWTREMRRVTRERDIPLVVDEIQTGLGRTGELYAFEHADIVPDAVTLSKAIGGSLPLSVVVYDESLDVWEPGAHAGTFRGNQLAMAAGIATIEHVLEHDLDDHAARMGDRLRGHLDATKRAHDAVGDVRGRGLMLGVELVDPTDEPDACGRFPAHPDLADAVRTACFDRGLIVELGGRHGSVVRFLPPLVVTPSDVDAIGSIFADAVEAAIEAVDADGRREVAA; the protein is encoded by the coding sequence CTGTATGCTCGACAGCGACAGACCGACGACGAATCGGCGGAGGACAGCGCGATGACCGACCCGACGGCCGGCAACGAGGCGCTGCTCGAACAGCAGGCCGCCCGCGAGTCGAGCGCGCGGACCTATCCCCGACACCTCCCGCACGCGATACGGGAGGCCTCGGGCGTCACCGTCACCGACATGGACGGCGAGGAGTACTACGACTGCCTCGCGGGGGCCGGCACGCTCGCGCTCGGACACAACCACCCGAAGGTGGTCGAGGCGATGGAACGCGTCCTCGCCGAGGACCGCCCGCTTCACACCCTCGACATCACGACGCCCGTCAAGGAGCGGTTCGTCGACACGCTGTTCGACAGCCTCCCCGACGAGTTCGCCGACAACGCGCGGGTGCAGTTCTGTAGCCCGGCCGGGACCGACGCCGTCGAGGCCGCGCTCAAGCTCGTCAAGACCGCGACGGGCAACCGGAGCGTCCTCGGGTTTCAGGGCGGCTACCACGGCATGACTAACGGCGCGCTGAGCCTGATGGGCGACACCGACCCGAAGGCGGACGTGCCGGGACTGATGCCCGACGTACACCACCTGCCGTATCCGTACGAGTATCGGTGTCCGTTCGGCGTCGGCGGCGAGGAGTGCCACGAACTCGCCGCCCGGTACGTCGAGCGAACTCTCGACGACCCCGAAAGCGGCATCACGGACCCCGCCGGGATGGTGGTCGAACTCGTGCAGGGCGAGGGCGGGGCGATTCCCGCGCCCGACGACTGGACCCGAGAGATGCGGCGGGTGACCCGCGAGCGCGACATCCCGCTGGTCGTAGACGAGATTCAGACCGGGCTCGGCCGAACCGGCGAGCTGTACGCCTTCGAGCACGCCGATATCGTCCCCGACGCGGTCACGCTCTCGAAGGCCATCGGCGGGTCGCTCCCGCTTTCGGTCGTCGTCTACGACGAGTCGCTCGACGTCTGGGAGCCGGGCGCGCACGCCGGGACCTTCCGCGGGAACCAACTCGCGATGGCCGCCGGCATCGCCACCATCGAACACGTGCTCGAACACGACCTCGACGACCACGCCGCGCGCATGGGCGACCGACTCCGCGGCCACCTCGACGCGACGAAGCGCGCTCACGACGCCGTCGGCGACGTGCGCGGCCGGGGGCTGATGCTCGGCGTCGAACTCGTCGACCCCACGGACGAGCCCGACGCCTGCGGGCGCTTCCCGGCGCATCCGGACCTCGCCGACGCCGTCCGCACGGCGTGTTTCGACCGCGGACTCATCGTCGAACTCGGCGGCCGCCACGGGAGCGTCGTGCGGTTCCTCCCGCCGCTCGTCGTCACCCCGAGCGACGTGGACGCCATCGGGAGCATCTTCGCGGACGCCGTGGAGGCCGCAATCGAGGCGGTCGACGCCGACGGCCGCCGGGAGGTCGCCGCATGA
- a CDS encoding aspartate aminotransferase family protein: MNGVGDVDGVDEHRDPRPDAAKWFLSGDDDDRARYRDAIRRACDLVLDEFADEATPYSGATPEELDDVLARFEMLPHEGDGVAAALDRTEPILRNSVGVSDPTCVAHLQCPPTIPALAAEVLLTATNQSMDSWDQSPAATQLERQFVDELCDLFGYEDGDGVFTSGGTQSNFVGLLIARNRVVLEEYGVDVQQAGLPPEARDLRILCSADAHFTAKQAASHLGLGENAVVTVPTDDDRCLSMEAFDEAVADLRERGKRPFAIVATAGTTDFGSIDPLGPLADRAAELDCWYHVDAAWGGALALSDDHADKLAGIEAADSVAVDFHKLFYQPISCGAVLVRDASAYDLIDRNAAYLNPERDDDAGVPNLVSKSVQTTRRFDALKPFVTMQALGREGLASMVEYTIDLADDAARLVEADPDLRLVHDSDLNVVVFRYVPDCDRDDDTADERRVADLNEAIRDSLLDDGEAVVARTTVDGETCLKLTLLNPRTTREALRELLREISTRGTELETTTDDRYA; the protein is encoded by the coding sequence ATGAACGGCGTCGGCGATGTCGACGGCGTCGACGAGCACCGCGACCCGCGACCGGACGCCGCGAAGTGGTTCCTGAGCGGCGACGACGACGACCGGGCGCGCTATCGGGACGCGATTCGGCGGGCGTGCGACCTCGTTCTCGACGAGTTCGCCGATGAGGCGACGCCGTACTCGGGGGCGACACCCGAGGAACTCGACGACGTACTCGCCCGATTCGAGATGTTACCCCACGAAGGCGACGGCGTGGCTGCAGCACTCGACCGCACCGAGCCGATTCTGCGAAACTCGGTCGGTGTCTCCGACCCAACCTGTGTCGCGCACCTCCAGTGTCCGCCGACGATTCCCGCGCTCGCGGCCGAGGTGCTCCTGACGGCGACGAACCAGTCGATGGACTCGTGGGACCAGAGCCCCGCCGCGACGCAACTCGAACGGCAGTTCGTCGACGAGTTGTGCGACCTGTTCGGCTACGAGGACGGCGACGGCGTGTTCACCAGCGGCGGCACCCAGTCGAACTTCGTCGGCCTGCTCATCGCGCGCAACAGGGTCGTCCTGGAGGAGTACGGCGTCGACGTACAACAGGCCGGCCTCCCACCGGAGGCGAGAGACCTGCGCATCCTCTGTTCGGCCGACGCCCACTTCACCGCCAAGCAGGCCGCCTCGCACCTCGGTCTTGGCGAGAACGCTGTCGTCACCGTCCCGACAGACGACGACCGCTGCCTGTCGATGGAAGCGTTCGACGAGGCGGTTGCTGACCTCCGCGAGCGCGGAAAGCGCCCGTTCGCAATCGTCGCGACCGCCGGGACGACGGACTTCGGGAGCATCGACCCGTTAGGCCCGCTGGCCGACCGCGCGGCCGAACTCGACTGCTGGTACCACGTCGACGCCGCGTGGGGCGGGGCGCTGGCCTTGAGCGACGACCACGCCGACAAACTCGCCGGCATCGAGGCCGCGGACTCCGTCGCGGTCGACTTCCACAAACTGTTCTACCAGCCGATTAGCTGCGGCGCGGTCCTCGTCCGCGACGCGTCGGCGTACGACCTCATCGACCGCAACGCGGCCTACCTGAACCCGGAGCGCGACGACGACGCGGGCGTGCCGAACCTCGTCTCGAAATCGGTCCAGACGACCCGGCGGTTCGACGCGCTCAAGCCCTTCGTCACGATGCAGGCGCTCGGCCGCGAGGGACTGGCGTCGATGGTCGAGTACACCATCGACCTCGCCGACGACGCCGCGAGACTCGTCGAGGCCGACCCCGACCTCCGACTCGTCCACGACTCCGACCTGAACGTCGTCGTCTTCCGGTACGTCCCCGACTGTGACCGGGACGACGACACGGCGGACGAACGGCGCGTCGCCGACCTGAACGAGGCCATCCGCGACTCCCTCCTCGACGACGGCGAGGCCGTGGTGGCCCGGACCACCGTCGACGGCGAGACGTGCCTGAAGCTGACGCTCCTGAACCCCCGAACGACGCGCGAGGCCCTCCGAGAGCTCCTGCGCGAGATTTCGACCCGCGGAACCGAACTCGAAACGACGACCGACGACCGATACGCATGA